A DNA window from Pogona vitticeps strain Pit_001003342236 chromosome 2, PviZW2.1, whole genome shotgun sequence contains the following coding sequences:
- the CHCHD4 gene encoding mitochondrial intermembrane space import and assembly protein 40 — MSYCRQEGKDRIIFVTKEDHETPSSAELVADDPNDPYEDHGLILPNGDINWNCPCLGGMASGPCGEQFKSAFSCFHYSKEEIKGSDCVDHFRAMQECMQKYPDLYPQEDEEEEEEEEKQSKDLETTPAVSKEKEGSS; from the exons ATGTCCTACTGCAGGCAAGAGG gaaaGGACAGAATTATATTTGTGACCAAAGAGGACCATGAAACACCAAGCAGTGCTGAACTGGTAGCCGATGACCCCAATGATCCTTATGAAGACCATG GTTTGATATTGCCAAATGGAGATATCAACTGGAACTGTCCTTGCCTGGGCGGAATGGCTAGTGGTCCTTGTGGGGAACAATTCAAGTCAGCTTTTTCCTGTTTCCATTATAgcaaggaagaaataaaaggatcGGATTGTGTGGACCACTTTCGTGCAATGCAAGAGTGTATGCAGAAGTACCCAGATTTGTACCCccaagaagatgaagaagaagaagaagaagaagaaaagcagagcaaagatTTAGAAACTACTCCTGCTGTGAGCAAAGAGAAGGAGGGATCTAGCTAA